In one Zobellia galactanivorans genomic region, the following are encoded:
- a CDS encoding cytochrome c produces MKKRLGIISFFVVIFIAFIVVWNYSYEQGLEEAYTPVIETPTGNFIPSESGAFRRFDDAGAGLDYLNMPVDENHQRTLDTYYDNRAYPGAPPSIPHPVAKERSYGGNTCIQCHQNGGFVAKFDAYAPVTPHPEMVNCRQCHVTKNTTSDFKENGFAKPEPPKVGLGANNALLGGPPMIPHQLQMRENCISCHGGPSAPKEIRVSHPDRINCRQCHLPKHSEQPTVDANTFLRQFDKLNEK; encoded by the coding sequence ATGAAAAAAAGACTTGGAATCATATCGTTTTTTGTAGTGATCTTTATTGCGTTTATCGTGGTATGGAACTACAGCTATGAACAAGGCTTGGAGGAAGCCTACACACCTGTTATTGAAACTCCTACCGGAAACTTTATTCCATCGGAAAGTGGCGCTTTCAGACGATTTGATGATGCAGGTGCAGGTTTGGATTATCTCAATATGCCCGTAGATGAAAACCACCAACGAACGCTAGATACGTATTATGATAATAGAGCCTATCCGGGAGCACCACCAAGTATTCCACACCCCGTAGCAAAAGAGCGCAGCTATGGAGGCAATACCTGTATACAATGTCACCAAAACGGTGGTTTTGTAGCAAAATTTGATGCTTATGCCCCTGTTACGCCACATCCAGAAATGGTTAACTGCAGACAGTGCCACGTTACTAAAAACACCACTAGCGACTTTAAGGAAAACGGATTTGCCAAACCAGAACCACCAAAAGTGGGACTTGGTGCAAATAATGCATTGCTGGGAGGCCCACCAATGATACCGCATCAATTACAAATGAGAGAAAACTGTATTTCTTGTCACGGAGGGCCAAGTGCCCCTAAAGAAATTAGAGTTTCACATCCGGACCGCATAAACTGCAGACAATGCCATTTGCCAAAACATAGTGAACAACCCACCGTTGATGCGAATACATTTCTAAGACAATTCGATAAACTAAATGAAAAATAG
- a CDS encoding VOC family protein: MTDKKDQTEKPASKVDNTPKVTGVGGIFFYSDNPKETQKWYAENLGIETNNWGSSSFDSRDVDNPDIVNSLQWKAFKKGDEYFSPSKKEFMINYQVQNIEGLVKKLEKNGVTILDSIEAFDYGKFVHILDKEGNKIELWEPIL; this comes from the coding sequence ATGACAGACAAAAAAGACCAAACGGAAAAGCCAGCTTCAAAAGTTGACAATACGCCAAAAGTAACGGGAGTTGGTGGAATTTTCTTCTATTCTGACAATCCGAAAGAAACGCAAAAATGGTATGCTGAAAATTTAGGAATAGAAACTAATAATTGGGGGTCATCGAGTTTTGACAGTAGAGATGTTGACAATCCTGATATTGTAAATTCTCTTCAATGGAAAGCGTTTAAAAAAGGCGATGAATATTTTTCACCTTCCAAAAAAGAATTTATGATTAACTACCAAGTTCAGAATATTGAAGGACTTGTGAAAAAATTAGAGAAAAACGGAGTGACTATACTTGACAGTATTGAAGCTTTCGATTACGGAAAATTTGTTCATATTTTGGATAAAGAGGGCAACAAGATTGAGTTATGGGAACCAATTTTGTAA
- a CDS encoding EndoU domain-containing protein, whose translation MKTGTTISKVPSVYTIKYVEDGDEGPFKDLPSLRKESKIFRKLLTTNPKRAQQICQEKHINVMKDFVLTDENVSVSPDFVELIEHCTKGKIRNGRITGIHFYDRELVKIRKVLKKNKKGVFEAKIEYYDSEMDRWTKKEKPSTFFPPTWTLNKLFHECLFAVNNKKKKFGALNVYKSKMESGINVEIIIKDGLLKSIYPLL comes from the coding sequence TTGAAAACTGGTACTACTATATCTAAAGTACCTTCTGTCTATACCATTAAATATGTGGAAGATGGAGATGAGGGACCATTTAAAGACCTTCCAAGTTTAAGAAAAGAATCTAAAATTTTTCGAAAGCTCCTAACAACAAATCCAAAAAGAGCGCAACAAATTTGTCAAGAAAAGCACATAAATGTGATGAAAGATTTCGTTTTAACTGATGAAAATGTGAGTGTATCACCAGATTTTGTAGAATTAATTGAACATTGTACTAAAGGAAAAATTAGGAATGGAAGAATTACTGGAATTCATTTTTATGATAGAGAATTAGTAAAAATTAGAAAAGTTTTAAAGAAGAATAAAAAGGGTGTATTTGAAGCCAAAATAGAATACTATGACTCTGAAATGGATAGATGGACAAAAAAGGAAAAGCCCAGTACATTTTTTCCTCCAACATGGACTTTAAACAAGTTGTTCCATGAATGTCTATTCGCTGTGAATAACAAAAAGAAAAAATTCGGAGCTTTAAACGTTTATAAATCAAAAATGGAATCTGGAATCAACGTGGAAATTATTATCAAAGATGGACTTCTAAAATCAATTTATCCCCTGCTATAA
- a CDS encoding 4Fe-4S dicluster domain-containing protein encodes MSDNKKWYSLDLGLNNRKESSGSCGCGKSEGSCNSGQKKEEELSADEFYEAAINASIGEERHRDGFEQVFDVKMDRRSAFKKLTASLLIGAGAVTTSCSVTAGSDTKEKAQIDWEEQFKGNYKLMTDEEKQATINRLMRSYELRTNKNINMTAENAAEDVLFGYAFNISKCQGYMNCVSACVEENNQDRNSEMQYIRIHEMKDGEGFKFDKADDNYYHEVPAEGHFYMGTQCFHCDNPPCVEVCPVQATWKEEDGLVVIDYDWCVGCRYCMAACPYDGRRFNWSKPEVPENEVNKNQHYLGNRMRKKGVMEKCTFCVQRTRKGKNPACVEACPTGARIFGNLLDPNSTIRWVLENKKVFRLKEDLGTEPKFWYFMD; translated from the coding sequence ATGAGCGATAATAAAAAATGGTACTCTCTAGACCTAGGTCTAAATAACAGAAAAGAATCTTCGGGTTCTTGTGGTTGCGGTAAATCAGAGGGAAGCTGTAATAGCGGCCAAAAAAAAGAAGAGGAACTAAGCGCCGATGAGTTTTACGAGGCCGCCATCAACGCATCTATAGGAGAGGAAAGACACCGCGATGGCTTTGAGCAGGTTTTTGATGTAAAGATGGACCGAAGGAGTGCCTTTAAAAAACTAACTGCCAGCCTCTTGATAGGTGCTGGCGCAGTAACCACTTCATGTAGTGTAACCGCGGGAAGTGATACCAAGGAAAAGGCCCAGATCGATTGGGAGGAACAGTTTAAGGGAAACTATAAACTAATGACCGATGAGGAAAAACAGGCTACTATAAATAGACTTATGCGCTCGTATGAACTGCGTACGAATAAAAACATAAATATGACCGCAGAAAATGCGGCAGAAGATGTGCTCTTTGGCTATGCTTTCAATATATCCAAATGTCAGGGGTATATGAACTGTGTTAGTGCTTGTGTTGAGGAGAACAACCAAGACCGTAATTCCGAAATGCAGTACATCCGTATTCATGAGATGAAAGATGGGGAAGGCTTTAAGTTTGACAAAGCGGATGATAATTATTACCACGAGGTGCCCGCAGAAGGTCATTTCTATATGGGAACACAATGTTTTCATTGCGATAATCCTCCCTGTGTGGAAGTTTGCCCCGTGCAGGCAACATGGAAAGAGGAAGACGGACTCGTGGTTATAGATTATGACTGGTGCGTTGGCTGCCGCTACTGTATGGCTGCCTGCCCTTACGATGGTAGACGTTTTAACTGGAGTAAACCCGAAGTTCCAGAAAACGAAGTAAACAAAAATCAACATTACCTAGGGAACAGAATGCGCAAGAAAGGCGTCATGGAGAAATGTACTTTCTGTGTACAACGTACGCGTAAAGGGAAAAACCCGGCCTGTGTTGAAGCATGTCCTACCGGAGCTCGGATTTTCGGCAATCTCTTAGACCCTAACAGCACCATACGATGGGTACTGGAAAACAAGAAAGTATTTAGGTTAAAAGAAGATTTAGGCACAGAACCCAAGTTCTGGTACTTCATGGACTAA
- a CDS encoding molybdopterin-dependent oxidoreductase, whose product MYDSLSNRRNFIKKMAMLSAITAAASMFPGIVFASEQEKGIPDNANLDWKKGPCRFCGVGCGILVGTENGKAVAVKGDPNSSVNKGLLCVKGYHQIMCIQSKDRLETALVKKNGKYVETPLNEALDLVASKMKESIAQNGKDSVAMYTSGQSTIPEGYIASKFMKGAIGTNNLDCNARLCMASAVTGFLTSFGADEPMGCYEDIDHADYFVTWGNNMAEMHPVLFSRMLEQKAKRGAKIIDFATRTTRSSTASDKSILFEPQTDLAVANAICYEIIQNGWVNKSFVEKHCSFSKGLTNIGYGLEDNFQFTDKPEKIDFEAYKEFLKDYSPEKVAKYSKVSVKDIKYLAAIYGDPNKKVVSYWCMGMNQHTRGTWINNLVYNIHLLTGKISQPGNGPFSLTGQPSACGTAREVGTFTHKLPHGVVMNEKDREMAAKIWKVPVERIPSKPTYHATEMFRAVDRGDINFIWVQATNPLVSLPKTSRYRPAMEKKSCFVVVSDVFPTPTTDVADVILPAAWHIEKGGLYGNSERRTQYWQKMVDAPGEATADTWMFIEVAKRMGFEDLFPYSKENHVEEIYNEYRQFHEGAKHGMAPLEVLQKESGAIWPYVDGKSTQWRYNAQYDPACSNGEDFHFYGKPDGKAVIWQRPFEEAPEKPDQEYPFWLNTGRVVEHWHTGSMTRRIPVLHQAMPNGYVEFHPDDAKSLGIRNGENIKITSRRGSCTLPASINERGLPTKGQVFVPFFDENMLINDVTLDSFCPISKEPDYKKCAVKVERA is encoded by the coding sequence ATGTACGATTCTCTAAGCAACAGAAGGAATTTTATAAAGAAAATGGCCATGTTGTCGGCTATTACAGCGGCCGCATCGATGTTCCCCGGCATTGTATTTGCCAGTGAGCAAGAGAAAGGAATTCCCGATAATGCCAATCTGGATTGGAAAAAGGGTCCTTGTAGATTCTGTGGCGTAGGTTGTGGAATTCTTGTAGGTACTGAAAATGGAAAGGCCGTAGCTGTAAAGGGTGACCCTAATTCGTCCGTGAACAAAGGATTGTTGTGTGTAAAAGGATACCACCAAATCATGTGTATCCAATCTAAGGACAGACTTGAAACTGCTTTGGTAAAGAAAAATGGCAAATACGTAGAAACCCCATTGAATGAAGCTTTGGACCTTGTTGCTTCAAAAATGAAAGAAAGCATTGCCCAGAACGGTAAGGATTCCGTGGCCATGTATACTTCAGGACAGTCTACAATACCGGAAGGCTATATTGCTTCTAAATTCATGAAAGGGGCTATAGGGACCAATAACCTAGATTGTAATGCACGCCTTTGTATGGCAAGTGCAGTGACAGGATTCTTAACCTCTTTTGGAGCGGATGAACCCATGGGCTGTTATGAAGATATTGATCACGCCGATTACTTTGTTACCTGGGGAAACAATATGGCAGAAATGCACCCGGTACTATTCTCAAGAATGCTGGAACAAAAAGCGAAACGTGGTGCTAAGATTATTGATTTTGCTACGCGAACTACACGTTCTAGTACCGCTTCCGATAAATCAATCTTATTTGAACCCCAAACCGACTTGGCGGTAGCAAATGCCATTTGTTATGAAATCATACAAAACGGATGGGTCAATAAATCCTTTGTTGAGAAGCATTGTAGCTTTAGTAAAGGCCTTACCAATATTGGCTATGGTCTAGAAGACAATTTTCAGTTTACGGATAAGCCGGAGAAAATAGATTTTGAAGCCTATAAAGAATTCCTAAAGGACTATAGTCCAGAAAAAGTAGCTAAATATTCTAAGGTATCCGTTAAGGATATTAAATATCTGGCGGCAATTTACGGAGACCCGAATAAAAAAGTAGTTTCCTACTGGTGTATGGGAATGAACCAACACACTAGAGGAACATGGATTAACAATCTTGTTTACAATATTCATTTACTTACCGGTAAAATATCGCAACCGGGCAACGGACCTTTCTCATTAACAGGTCAGCCTTCTGCCTGTGGTACCGCTCGTGAGGTGGGAACTTTTACGCACAAACTACCACACGGTGTAGTAATGAACGAAAAAGATAGGGAAATGGCCGCTAAAATTTGGAAGGTTCCTGTAGAGCGCATTCCATCTAAGCCTACCTATCATGCCACTGAAATGTTCCGGGCAGTAGACCGCGGAGACATCAATTTTATATGGGTACAAGCGACCAATCCTTTAGTTTCATTACCTAAGACCAGCCGTTACCGTCCAGCCATGGAAAAGAAATCTTGTTTTGTTGTGGTTTCGGATGTATTCCCTACACCTACTACGGATGTAGCAGATGTTATTCTTCCAGCTGCTTGGCATATTGAGAAAGGTGGACTCTATGGTAATTCTGAGCGAAGAACACAGTATTGGCAAAAAATGGTTGATGCACCAGGAGAGGCAACAGCAGATACCTGGATGTTTATTGAAGTAGCAAAACGAATGGGATTTGAAGACCTATTCCCTTATAGCAAAGAAAATCACGTAGAAGAAATATACAACGAATACAGACAATTTCACGAAGGTGCAAAACACGGCATGGCACCACTTGAAGTCCTACAGAAAGAGTCCGGAGCTATCTGGCCTTATGTAGATGGCAAGTCCACCCAATGGCGTTATAATGCACAATATGACCCTGCTTGTTCCAATGGAGAAGACTTTCATTTCTATGGAAAACCAGATGGCAAAGCGGTTATATGGCAACGTCCTTTTGAAGAGGCCCCAGAGAAACCTGATCAAGAATACCCATTCTGGCTAAACACCGGTCGTGTTGTAGAACACTGGCATACAGGGTCCATGACGCGTAGAATTCCCGTACTTCATCAAGCAATGCCAAATGGGTATGTGGAGTTTCACCCAGATGATGCAAAGTCTTTAGGAATTAGAAACGGAGAAAACATTAAAATAACCTCTCGTCGGGGTTCTTGTACACTACCGGCATCCATCAACGAAAGAGGTTTACCTACAAAAGGGCAAGTATTCGTTCCCTTCTTTGATGAGAACATGCTCATTAACGATGTTACCCTAGACTCCTTCTGCCCTATTTCCAAAGAACCGGATTATAAAAAATGTGCGGTAAAAGTTGAAAGAGCCTAG
- a CDS encoding IS1182 family transposase: MQGKKEYQEKLFAHFQLSERIPKNNFYRRLKEVLELRFLYGLTEGYYGNSGQKSIDPVVFFKLCLVGYLENIVSDRKLMAHCSLRLDILYFIGYDIDEELPWHSTISRTRQLFPESVFEEVFTTVLRMCVEKGMVSGHTQAIDSAPVKANASMDTLELKVPERELDEHLCKVRVLSAMDKGEPHRKSRNDRSDKGQRSVTANPNELAAIKGRNKKWAKDQDQRPGAKNKGAKYTSNKTHYSPTDPDARISVKPGKARKLNYLSQLSVDTAHHVITDIRAYHADGKDNQQLPDIVKRLQRRLWQQGLVWENCVADTGYSSGENYAFLEDIGLKSFIPPHGTYKGGPTGFTYNEIEDHYICPQGKVIPFRKVFKDHRTGTKKKAYRASSLICKGCPLKSTCLGKVNEKQFSVTYYRAEYERNIKRVNSQQGRYMKGKRQSTVEPVFGTLTQFMGLRKVNTIGLEQANKVMHLSAIAYNLKKYLKFTEKRSKSGAGSFVLPRIAKNCFQAFQSSLVGYPKNIGWPVV; this comes from the coding sequence ATGCAGGGAAAAAAGGAGTATCAAGAAAAACTGTTCGCCCATTTCCAGTTGAGCGAGCGAATCCCCAAGAACAATTTCTACAGGCGGTTGAAAGAGGTTTTGGAGCTACGCTTCCTTTACGGCCTTACCGAAGGCTATTACGGGAACAGCGGCCAAAAGAGCATAGACCCAGTGGTCTTCTTCAAGCTCTGCCTTGTGGGCTATCTGGAGAACATCGTCAGCGACCGCAAGCTCATGGCCCATTGTTCCCTACGGTTGGACATCCTTTATTTCATAGGGTACGATATAGACGAGGAGCTCCCCTGGCACAGTACGATAAGCCGTACCCGCCAACTGTTCCCGGAAAGTGTATTCGAGGAAGTCTTCACCACGGTTTTACGTATGTGCGTGGAGAAGGGAATGGTGAGCGGCCATACCCAGGCCATAGATTCCGCACCTGTGAAGGCCAACGCGAGCATGGACACCTTGGAACTTAAGGTGCCCGAAAGGGAACTGGACGAACACCTGTGCAAGGTACGTGTCCTGAGTGCCATGGACAAAGGTGAGCCACACCGTAAATCGCGGAACGACAGGTCGGACAAGGGCCAGCGCAGCGTTACGGCCAACCCCAACGAACTGGCTGCGATAAAGGGCCGGAACAAAAAATGGGCGAAGGACCAGGACCAACGCCCGGGCGCCAAGAACAAGGGGGCCAAGTATACGAGCAACAAAACGCACTACAGCCCCACGGACCCCGATGCGAGGATCAGCGTAAAACCGGGCAAGGCTAGAAAACTGAACTACCTTTCCCAATTGAGCGTCGATACGGCCCACCACGTCATTACGGACATCAGGGCCTACCATGCCGACGGGAAGGACAACCAACAGTTGCCCGACATCGTAAAACGCCTGCAAAGAAGGCTGTGGCAACAGGGCCTGGTCTGGGAGAACTGCGTAGCGGACACGGGTTACAGTAGCGGGGAGAACTATGCCTTTCTAGAGGATATCGGTCTAAAGAGCTTCATTCCGCCCCATGGCACGTACAAGGGCGGCCCCACGGGTTTTACGTATAATGAAATCGAAGATCATTATATCTGTCCACAGGGCAAGGTCATCCCGTTCAGAAAGGTATTCAAGGATCACCGTACGGGTACGAAAAAGAAAGCGTACCGCGCATCGAGTCTGATCTGTAAGGGCTGCCCGTTGAAATCCACATGTCTGGGCAAGGTGAACGAAAAACAATTTTCGGTCACCTATTACCGGGCCGAGTACGAGCGGAACATCAAAAGGGTGAACAGCCAACAGGGCAGATATATGAAAGGCAAACGACAGAGTACGGTAGAGCCCGTTTTTGGAACGTTGACACAGTTCATGGGGCTGAGGAAGGTGAATACCATAGGGCTCGAACAGGCGAACAAGGTCATGCACCTCTCGGCGATTGCCTACAACCTGAAAAAGTACCTGAAATTCACGGAAAAACGTTCAAAAAGCGGGGCGGGAAGCTTTGTTTTGCCGCGCATCGCAAAAAACTGCTTCCAAGCATTTCAAAGTTCACTTGTAGGCTACCCAAAAAATATAGGTTGGCCAGTGGTCTAA
- a CDS encoding leucine-rich repeat domain-containing protein produces the protein MRRILYSLLIVLSIISCKTGKTSLKKTLDFKKSIIDAQTVMGAIYSLTYCGKESETKLEYKDFEPIEKAIRYSLLDLSNYETEFKMNVIPMELNLTDKNRQSVSLICEELDSLVRITKNLVNKNSEQIAPEQIWIATTLTSMNPGSYYDGINRPDSTITLENHPLKKVIEIMKLQDISFSRVMYISDKSLLKMSELSPNIKFIDLSASGLTSEVLNSLNLDKLKALSSLKLYQNNIDTLPNKLTQIPNLKYLDLNKNRIRKMPDNLGLLKKLKYLDLRNNYLDVREKLRVRKALKDTKIRF, from the coding sequence ATGAGAAGAATTTTATATTCATTATTAATAGTATTGTCAATAATCTCCTGTAAAACTGGAAAAACAAGTTTAAAAAAAACTTTAGATTTTAAAAAATCCATTATTGACGCTCAAACAGTAATGGGTGCTATTTATTCTTTAACATATTGTGGAAAAGAATCGGAGACCAAATTGGAATACAAAGACTTTGAACCAATTGAAAAAGCGATTAGATATTCCTTATTGGACCTTTCAAATTATGAAACTGAATTCAAAATGAATGTCATTCCAATGGAATTAAATCTTACCGATAAAAATAGACAAAGTGTCTCTTTGATTTGTGAAGAATTAGATTCCTTAGTACGAATCACCAAAAATTTAGTAAATAAAAATTCTGAACAAATTGCTCCAGAACAGATATGGATTGCTACTACTTTAACTTCAATGAATCCAGGCTCATATTACGACGGAATTAACAGACCCGACTCAACTATAACTTTAGAAAATCATCCTTTGAAAAAGGTTATAGAAATAATGAAACTTCAAGATATTAGTTTTTCAAGAGTTATGTATATAAGTGACAAAAGCCTTTTAAAGATGTCTGAATTAAGTCCAAATATAAAATTCATTGACCTCAGTGCTTCAGGACTGACTTCCGAAGTGTTGAACTCCTTGAATTTAGACAAACTAAAGGCTCTATCAAGCTTGAAATTATATCAAAATAATATTGATACTCTACCGAACAAATTGACACAAATCCCAAATTTGAAATATTTGGATTTAAATAAAAATAGGATAAGGAAAATGCCCGATAATTTAGGTTTGCTTAAGAAACTAAAATATTTAGACTTAAGAAACAATTATTTGGACGTAAGAGAAAAACTTCGGGTACGTAAAGCCTTGAAAGATACCAAAATACGATTCTAA
- a CDS encoding lipoprotein: MNKIILTLSVLILLASCNSKNKKTTI; encoded by the coding sequence ATGAATAAAATAATACTAACATTATCGGTTCTAATATTACTCGCAAGTTGCAACTCGAAAAATAAAAAAACAACAATATGA
- the dsrP gene encoding sulfate reduction electron transfer complex DsrMKJOP subunit DsrP: MGAFKVFRSLVVDSLDTITKGSKKYHLWMGFLTLVMLIGMYCYSIQLEEGLSATGMSDRVSWGLYISNFTFLVGVAAAAVMLVMPTYVLKDIDFKQAVLIGEGLAVAALIMCLAFVVADMGGPSVLWHMIPGIGVFNFPNSMLTWDVIVLNGYLFINISIPFYILFKHYQNKEAKKSVYVPGAILSVFWAVGIHLVTAFLYQGLQARPFWNNALLGPRFLASAFAAGPALIILVLAVIRSFTAFKIEDKTIKKIAMIVTVAAQINLIMLVSELFKEFYAPTHHSESAYYLFFGLHGKDALLPWIWTAIPLNVLATVILTFNKFRNNLKVLYFCCFMLFVAIWIEKGFGLIVPGFIPGPYGKIVEYLPTGVEIGVTIGIWAMGAFIFTILAKTAIGIELGELRYKDKKA; encoded by the coding sequence ATGGGAGCATTTAAAGTATTTAGAAGTTTGGTGGTCGATAGCTTAGATACCATAACCAAGGGATCTAAAAAGTATCACCTTTGGATGGGGTTTCTTACCTTGGTGATGCTAATCGGCATGTATTGTTATTCCATTCAATTGGAAGAAGGACTTAGCGCCACCGGAATGTCCGATCGCGTTAGCTGGGGACTGTACATTTCTAACTTTACTTTCTTGGTCGGAGTTGCCGCCGCGGCCGTAATGTTGGTCATGCCCACCTACGTTTTAAAAGATATCGATTTTAAACAGGCCGTTTTGATTGGCGAAGGATTGGCCGTAGCGGCATTAATAATGTGTTTAGCCTTTGTAGTTGCCGATATGGGGGGGCCATCCGTGTTATGGCATATGATCCCCGGAATAGGGGTTTTCAACTTCCCGAACTCCATGCTGACTTGGGACGTTATTGTTTTGAACGGATACCTTTTCATTAATATCAGTATTCCATTTTACATCCTCTTTAAGCATTATCAGAATAAAGAAGCAAAGAAAAGTGTGTATGTGCCGGGTGCAATTCTATCCGTGTTTTGGGCCGTGGGTATTCACTTGGTAACTGCATTTTTATACCAAGGTCTGCAAGCACGTCCTTTTTGGAACAATGCATTGTTAGGGCCTCGTTTCTTGGCATCGGCATTTGCAGCGGGACCTGCACTTATTATTTTGGTTTTGGCCGTCATACGGTCTTTTACGGCATTCAAGATAGAAGACAAAACAATCAAAAAAATAGCAATGATTGTCACCGTAGCCGCTCAGATAAACTTGATCATGCTAGTCTCTGAATTGTTCAAGGAATTTTATGCCCCTACACACCACAGTGAAAGTGCGTATTACCTTTTCTTTGGACTACATGGTAAAGATGCGTTATTACCGTGGATTTGGACCGCTATACCTTTAAACGTTCTTGCCACAGTGATACTCACATTCAATAAATTTAGAAATAACCTGAAAGTATTATACTTCTGCTGCTTTATGCTATTTGTAGCGATATGGATAGAAAAAGGATTTGGTTTGATCGTTCCTGGCTTCATTCCCGGACCTTACGGTAAAATAGTAGAATACCTACCCACCGGCGTAGAAATTGGCGTAACAATCGGCATTTGGGCAATGGGTGCCTTTATATTTACCATTCTTGCCAAAACTGCCATTGGTATTGAGTTGGGAGAATTACGGTATAAGGACAAAAAAGCTTAG
- a CDS encoding cytochrome c produces the protein MKNRTLIYFVVVLLGVSLFSCKGGEEYHTISDKIEGESKPYHGALTSEELLADTELIEITEGEHTFLIPERKGQIKSFACTECHSKPVSQMIGKDAPKAHWDIKVNHANSDAMNCATCHNGEDMNQLNTLTGKNIDFNLSYKLCAQCHSSQFEDWKGGAHGKKVAGWAPPRASNTCVNCHNPHSPSFETRWPVQFNTKTAIERNEGLGH, from the coding sequence ATGAAAAATAGAACGCTAATATATTTCGTAGTAGTACTTCTAGGGGTATCCTTATTCTCTTGTAAAGGCGGAGAAGAGTACCATACCATATCCGATAAAATAGAAGGGGAAAGTAAACCCTATCATGGCGCGTTGACCTCCGAAGAACTATTAGCGGATACGGAGTTAATTGAAATCACGGAAGGAGAACATACCTTCCTTATTCCAGAACGAAAAGGACAAATAAAATCATTTGCCTGTACAGAGTGCCATAGCAAACCGGTCTCGCAGATGATTGGTAAAGATGCGCCAAAAGCACACTGGGACATTAAAGTGAATCATGCCAATAGTGATGCCATGAACTGTGCTACCTGCCACAACGGAGAGGACATGAATCAATTGAATACCCTAACGGGAAAAAACATAGATTTCAATTTAAGCTACAAATTATGTGCACAATGCCATTCGAGTCAATTCGAAGATTGGAAAGGCGGCGCCCACGGTAAGAAAGTAGCAGGATGGGCTCCTCCACGAGCGTCTAATACCTGTGTGAATTGTCATAATCCGCACAGTCCCAGTTTTGAAACGAGATGGCCCGTACAATTCAATACAAAAACGGCTATAGAACGTAACGAAGGTTTAGGTCATTAA